In a single window of the Delftia tsuruhatensis genome:
- a CDS encoding protein phosphatase CheZ codes for MSNPDVPDSVHYKVGVLTRQLHDSLNELGYADRLRGSMGELPDAQSRLSYIARLTGEAAEKVLNRVELAKGQQDRLAERVRAMRAQLVEDPVAAVAKGRVMNFLEEVEQGTQQADEHLTEIMMSQDFHDLTGQVIARVVSLAADLEDQLVQLLIQTSPNPQQAALEPAEKPKEHLAGPVVDPEKTPDVVTSQSQVDDLLASLGF; via the coding sequence ATGAGCAACCCGGATGTCCCCGACAGCGTCCACTACAAGGTCGGCGTTCTCACGCGCCAGCTGCATGACTCGCTCAATGAGCTGGGCTATGCGGACCGCCTGCGCGGCAGCATGGGAGAGCTGCCGGATGCGCAAAGCCGCCTTTCCTACATCGCGCGGCTGACCGGAGAGGCCGCGGAGAAGGTCCTGAACCGCGTCGAGCTGGCCAAGGGCCAGCAGGACCGGCTGGCCGAGCGCGTGCGCGCCATGCGCGCGCAGCTGGTCGAGGACCCCGTGGCGGCCGTGGCCAAGGGCCGGGTGATGAATTTCCTCGAGGAAGTCGAGCAGGGCACGCAGCAGGCCGACGAGCACCTCACCGAGATCATGATGTCCCAGGACTTCCATGACCTCACGGGCCAGGTCATCGCCCGCGTGGTCTCGCTGGCGGCCGACCTGGAGGACCAGCTGGTCCAGTTGCTGATCCAGACCTCCCCCAACCCCCAGCAGGCCGCCCTGGAACCGGCCGAAAAACCCAAGGAGCATCTGGCCGGCCCCGTGGTCGATCCGGAAAAGACGCCCGATGTGGTGACCTCCCAGTCCCAGGTGGACGACCTGCTGGCCAGCCTGGGGTTCTAG
- the cheY gene encoding chemotaxis response regulator CheY: MANALRFLIVDDFSTMRRIVRNLLKESGFPDADEAEDGVVALHKLRSSKFDFVVTDINMPNMNGFQLLTEIKQDDKLKHLPVLMVTAEARKEDIVAAAQGGAAGYIVKPFTKATLEEKVNLILKKLGL, translated from the coding sequence GTGGCTAATGCCCTGCGTTTTTTGATCGTTGACGACTTCTCCACCATGCGGCGCATCGTGCGCAACCTGCTCAAGGAAAGCGGCTTTCCCGATGCAGATGAAGCCGAAGACGGCGTCGTGGCACTGCACAAGCTGCGCAGCAGCAAATTCGATTTCGTGGTGACGGACATCAACATGCCCAACATGAACGGTTTCCAGCTGCTCACCGAAATCAAGCAGGACGACAAGCTCAAGCATCTGCCGGTGCTGATGGTGACGGCAGAGGCCCGCAAGGAGGACATCGTGGCAGCGGCCCAGGGCGGCGCGGCTGGCTACATCGTCAAACCCTTCACCAAGGCCACGCTGGAAGAGAAGGTCAACCTCATCCTCAAAAAGCTGGGCCTGTAG
- the motB gene encoding flagellar motor protein MotB, with translation MAEKKLQPIIIKRVKKSAHAPHGGAWKIAYADFVTAMMAFFLLMWLLGSTAKGELQGIAAYFSSPLKVSMAGGDGAGNSSSVIPGGGNDLAKVHGQVRRSESADNSNRRTSIDAGRSDQAQVDSNRIKALKAKVDAMITSNARLNEFRSQIRTDVTPDGLQIQIVDEQNRPMFDSGSAVVKPYMRDILREVGAALAGAENRISLSGHTDAAPYGNADRGYSNWELSADRANASRRELVAAGMPLNQLARITGLASSDLLLPDDPRAPQNRRITITVLTQEAEKRLLGHRGPVTRNALPPSLAGDSGSTPAQAATGDAMAEPATQAPATPAASPARVTN, from the coding sequence ATGGCAGAGAAAAAGCTACAGCCGATCATCATCAAGCGCGTGAAGAAGAGCGCGCACGCGCCGCATGGAGGCGCCTGGAAGATCGCCTATGCCGACTTCGTGACAGCGATGATGGCCTTCTTCCTGCTCATGTGGCTGCTGGGCTCCACGGCCAAGGGAGAACTGCAGGGCATCGCGGCCTACTTTTCCTCGCCGCTCAAGGTATCCATGGCCGGTGGCGATGGCGCGGGCAACAGCTCCAGCGTGATCCCGGGCGGCGGCAACGACCTGGCCAAGGTGCACGGCCAGGTGCGGCGCTCGGAGTCTGCCGACAACTCCAACCGGCGCACCAGCATCGACGCGGGCCGCTCGGACCAGGCCCAGGTGGACTCCAACCGCATCAAGGCACTCAAGGCCAAGGTGGACGCCATGATCACCAGCAATGCGCGCCTGAATGAATTTCGCTCGCAGATCCGCACCGACGTGACGCCTGACGGCCTGCAGATCCAGATCGTGGACGAACAAAACCGGCCCATGTTCGACAGCGGCAGCGCCGTGGTCAAGCCTTACATGCGCGACATCCTGCGCGAGGTGGGCGCGGCGCTGGCCGGTGCGGAAAACCGCATCAGCCTGTCGGGCCACACGGACGCTGCGCCCTACGGCAATGCCGACCGCGGCTACAGCAACTGGGAGCTGTCGGCCGACCGCGCCAATGCTTCGCGCCGCGAACTGGTGGCGGCGGGCATGCCGCTGAACCAGCTGGCGCGCATCACCGGCCTGGCCAGCAGCGATCTGCTGCTGCCCGACGACCCGCGCGCGCCACAGAACCGCCGCATCACCATCACCGTGCTCACGCAGGAGGCGGAAAAGCGCCTGCTGGGCCATCGTGGACCCGTGACACGCAACGCCCTGCCCCCATCCCTGGCGGGCGACAGCGGCAGCACACCGGCGCAGGCAGCTACTGGCGACGCCATGGCAGAGCCCGCCACACAGGCCCCCGCCACCCCTGCGGCATCGCCCGCGCGTGTAACAAATTAA
- the motA gene encoding flagellar motor stator protein MotA, with product MLVIIGYIVAFGCIFGTYVLHGGNVQVILKALPFEMVTIGGGAIGAFIVCNQPKVLKATAKAIPGVMKSSRYTKARFMELMALLYEILQKARKEGLMSIESDVEAPNESPIFSKYPELLADHHVVEFLTDYLRMMVSGNLNSHEIESLMDSEIEAHHAEAHGPVNALTRLAGALPAFGIIAAVLGVVNTMGSVGQPPSVLGGMIASALVGTFLGILLAYALVEPMAGLVEQRAQDAAKELECIKTTLLASMQGYNPATAIEFGRKVLFSTERPGFLELEAHVKGKK from the coding sequence ATGCTTGTCATCATCGGATACATCGTCGCCTTCGGTTGCATCTTCGGCACCTATGTGCTGCACGGGGGCAACGTCCAGGTCATTCTCAAGGCCCTGCCCTTCGAGATGGTGACCATCGGCGGCGGCGCCATCGGCGCCTTCATCGTGTGCAACCAGCCCAAGGTGCTCAAGGCCACGGCCAAGGCCATCCCGGGCGTGATGAAGAGCTCGCGCTACACCAAGGCCCGCTTCATGGAGCTGATGGCCCTGCTGTACGAGATCCTGCAGAAGGCCCGCAAGGAAGGCCTGATGTCCATCGAAAGCGACGTGGAAGCGCCCAACGAATCGCCCATCTTCAGCAAGTACCCCGAGCTGCTGGCCGACCACCATGTGGTGGAATTCCTGACCGACTACCTGCGCATGATGGTCTCGGGCAACCTGAATTCGCACGAGATCGAATCCCTGATGGACAGCGAGATCGAGGCCCATCACGCCGAGGCGCACGGCCCCGTCAATGCCCTGACCCGCCTGGCCGGCGCGCTGCCCGCCTTCGGGATCATCGCCGCCGTGCTGGGCGTGGTGAACACCATGGGATCGGTGGGCCAGCCGCCTTCCGTGCTGGGCGGCATGATCGCCTCGGCCCTGGTCGGCACCTTCCTGGGCATCTTGCTGGCCTATGCGCTGGTCGAGCCCATGGCGGGACTGGTGGAGCAGCGCGCCCAGGACGCGGCCAAGGAACTGGAGTGCATCAAGACCACCTTGCTGGCCAGCATGCAGGGCTACAACCCCGCCACGGCCATAGAGTTCGGCCGCAAGGTGCTGTTCTCGACGGAGCGCCCCGGGTTCCTGGAACTCGAGGCCCACGTCAAGGGCAAGAAGTAA